From Bradyrhizobium sp. sBnM-33:
TCGAGCCGCCTTGCGATGCCGCGCTCGAACACGGCCAGATGGTCGGGAAGTGCCAGGACCGACTGCACCATGTGCAGATCGTGCACGCGCGCCGGGTCGACATTGGCAAGTGCCGCGGCGAGGAAATCGGCTTGCTTCTGATTGTCGCCTTCGATGGCAACGCGGTCGCCGGGTTCGATGAGCGCTTCAAGGAGCTCGATCGCACGGCCGGGCGGACAGATTTTTCCACTGTCACCGCAGACGTACACCGCCCGCGCCAGGCGCTCGCGGCGATTGGCCGATCGCGGGTTTTGTTGTTCCAACATGGTTGCAGCCGTTCCGTTTGATCTCTCCGGCTTGCCGATGAGCGACACGTAGAGGCGGCCAATTGATTATAAAAACGATATTTCGTAATATGACTGATCGCAAATATCGATCAATGGACCGTGCTCGAACTCGACCTGCTCAAAACCTTCGTCGCGGTCGCTGAATGCGGCGGCTTCCATCGTGCGGCCGAGCAACTCCACCTCACGCAATCCACCGTTAGCCAGCACATCAAGCGCCTGGAGCTCGAGGCCAAACGCCCACTATTCCGCCGCACCACGCGCGCGGTGGCGCTGACCGATGACGGCGAGATGCTGTTGGGCGATGCGCGGCGGCTGCTGCAGCTAGAGGAGACGGCGCGTCATCGTCTCACCGCGCCGCAGCTCTCCGGCACGGTGCGCCTCGGCGCCGTCGAGGAGGTGGCCGGCGGATCGCTGCCTCCGGCGCTCGGCCGCTTCGCCAGCCTGCACCGCCATGTGAAGCTCGAAGTGCAGATCGGCGTCAGCTCGGAACTGATCGAACTGCTCAACCGGGGACGGCTCGACGTCGTGCTTGCCAAGCGTCCGCTCGGCACGTCGCGCGGACGCCTGGCTTGGCGCGAACCGCTGTTGTGGGCGGCCGCTGAGACGTTCGATCTCGTTCCCGGCGCGCCGCTTCCGCTGGCGCTTTATCGCGAACACTCGGTATCGCGCGAGGCGGCGCTGCGGGCACTGCGCGGTAGCGATGCATCTTGGGAGATCAACTACACCAGCCC
This genomic window contains:
- a CDS encoding LysR substrate-binding domain-containing protein; this encodes MLELDLLKTFVAVAECGGFHRAAEQLHLTQSTVSQHIKRLELEAKRPLFRRTTRAVALTDDGEMLLGDARRLLQLEETARHRLTAPQLSGTVRLGAVEEVAGGSLPPALGRFASLHRHVKLEVQIGVSSELIELLNRGRLDVVLAKRPLGTSRGRLAWREPLLWAAAETFDLVPGAPLPLALYREHSVSREAALRALRGSDASWEINYTSPSLTGVRAAALAGLAITPLPASAITNGLRVLGVSDGLPPLPDLEFAIFERARPAAAVAALAEALATLVQSADHRAAGTPAKRI